In Mus caroli chromosome 19, CAROLI_EIJ_v1.1, whole genome shotgun sequence, a genomic segment contains:
- the LOC110285836 gene encoding membrane-spanning 4-domains subfamily A member 6C isoform X1: MIPQVVTNETITTISPNGINFPQTEESQPTQQRQDSLKKHLKTEIKVIVAIQIMCAVTVLALGIILASVPPVPYFNSVFSVLLKSGYPFIGALFFIASGILSIITERKSTKPLVDASLTLNILSVSFAFVGIIIISVSLAGLHPASEQCKQSKNLSLIEYDYYQPFYNSDRSECAVTMSVLAGALSVMLIISVLELGLALLSAMLWLREGVLTSLRM, from the exons ATGATTCCACAGGTAGTGACCAATGAGACCATCACAACGATTTCACCAAATGGAATCAACTTTCCCCAAACAGAGGAGTCCCAGCCTACCCAACAGAGGCAAGACAGCCTGAAGAAACATCTAAAGACTGAGATCAAAGTGATAGTG GCAATCCAGATCATGTGTGCTGTGACAGTGTTGGCTCTGGGAATCATTTTGGCATCTGTTCCTCCTGTCCCATATTTTAACTCAGTGTTTTCTGTCCTGTTAAAATCTGGCTACCCATTTATAGGAGCTTTGTTT TTTATTGCCTCTGGAATTTTGTCCATCATTACGGAGAGAAAGTCAACAAAACCTTTG GTAGATGCCAGCCTAACTCTGAATATCCTGAGTGTTTCATTTGCTTTCGTGGGCATCATTATCATCTCTGTCAGCCTGGCTGGTTTGCATCCTGCCTCAGAGCAATGCAAGCAGAGCAAGAACCTTAGTCTAATTGAATATGACTACTACCAACCTTTCTACAACTCAGACAGGAGTGAATGTGCCGTCACCATGTCTGTTCTGGCT GGAGCCCTTTCAGTGATGCTGATCATCAGTGTGTTGGAGCTTGGTCTGGCTTTGCTATCTGCCATGCTGTGGTTGAGAGAGGGTGTTCTGACTTCCCTTAG AATGTGA
- the LOC110285836 gene encoding membrane-spanning 4-domains subfamily A member 6C isoform X2 — MIPQVVTNETITTISPNGINFPQTEESQPTQQRQDSLKKHLKTEIKVIVAIQIMCAVTVLALGIILASVPPVPYFNSVFSVLLKSGYPFIGALFFIASGILSIITERKSTKPLVDASLTLNILSVSFAFVGIIIISVSLAGLHPASEQCKQSKNLSLIEYDYYQPFYNSDRSECAVTMSVLAGALSVMLIISVLELGLALLSAMLWLREGVLTSLR; from the exons ATGATTCCACAGGTAGTGACCAATGAGACCATCACAACGATTTCACCAAATGGAATCAACTTTCCCCAAACAGAGGAGTCCCAGCCTACCCAACAGAGGCAAGACAGCCTGAAGAAACATCTAAAGACTGAGATCAAAGTGATAGTG GCAATCCAGATCATGTGTGCTGTGACAGTGTTGGCTCTGGGAATCATTTTGGCATCTGTTCCTCCTGTCCCATATTTTAACTCAGTGTTTTCTGTCCTGTTAAAATCTGGCTACCCATTTATAGGAGCTTTGTTT TTTATTGCCTCTGGAATTTTGTCCATCATTACGGAGAGAAAGTCAACAAAACCTTTG GTAGATGCCAGCCTAACTCTGAATATCCTGAGTGTTTCATTTGCTTTCGTGGGCATCATTATCATCTCTGTCAGCCTGGCTGGTTTGCATCCTGCCTCAGAGCAATGCAAGCAGAGCAAGAACCTTAGTCTAATTGAATATGACTACTACCAACCTTTCTACAACTCAGACAGGAGTGAATGTGCCGTCACCATGTCTGTTCTGGCT GGAGCCCTTTCAGTGATGCTGATCATCAGTGTGTTGGAGCTTGGTCTGGCTTTGCTATCTGCCATGCTGTGGTTGAGAGAGGGTGTTCTGACTTCCCTTAGGTGA